From Scleropages formosus chromosome 25, fSclFor1.1, whole genome shotgun sequence, a single genomic window includes:
- the LOC114909455 gene encoding paraneoplastic antigen Ma1 homolog gives MAELRNWCRGEAINPEYALLVKDIPEDAEITLIEETLQSIKALGRVRVRGRRYDPQTQHLMALCECCERVNVKAIPLDVLPQGSDQPWRILGVSDEVAGSQQSSESEENTKVPLQACSPEAIIRAVGDLMERQGRLSVDSNVYRRLRTFSGVVPTPLGEEQLENWLEQARLMVDNCERPDREKRLKIIESLKGPAAEIARAVRFSNPDASSEEYIEAIQHTFGSAETGEELYFAFRLLCQHPGERLSEFLRRIERTLSRVIQKGDLAAKDANAARLDQIIKGAVGADMMLLNLRLRERRDNPPDFLQLLSEIRTEEGYEASRQKLKSTVKPVRAKTVVAHADSGMQELQAEVKALKLQLAECSALLPAHPVVVQKSSMVTTDSTEHPEDNRDVKALKKEEIGEWQEFSSENIKALCKQIRCGSEKSAELIKDRFYWPKMSADIEEYVRNCGRCIARKTLPQRAASLNKITTFPAKDQKASTVARVLFEKYFVHYGLPACIHSDQERDFESKLIRDLGHPQVPHDTLPPSGRSPTREIQ, from the exons ATGGCTGAGCTCCGTAATTGGTGTAGGGGAGAGGCCATTAACCCTGAGTACGCTCTGTTAGTGAAGGATATTCCTGAAGATGCAGAGATTACTCTCATTGAAGAGACTTTGCAATCCATCAAGGCTCTGGGACGAGTTAGAGTGCGGGGACGAAGGTATGATCCCCAGACTCAACATCTGATGGCTCTGTGTGAATGCTGTGAGCGAGTAAATGTCAAGGCAATTCCCTTGGATGTGTTGCCACAGGGCAGTGACCAGCCATGGAGAATCTTAGGAGTCTCAGATGAGGTTGCTGGAAGTCAACAATCTTCTGAGTCTGAAGAGAACACAAAGGTGCCCCTCCAAGCCTGTTCTCCTGAAGCAATCATCCGTGCTGTTGGGGACTTGATGGAGAGGCAAGGCAGACTGTCTGTGGATAGCAATGTGTATAGGAGGCTACGCACTTTCTCAGGGGTTGTCCCGACCCCACTGGGTGAGGAACAGCTTGAAAACTGGCTAGAGCAAGCACGTCTCATGGTGGATAACTGTGAGAGGCCAGACAGAGAAAAGAGGCTAAAGATTATAGAGAGTTTGAAGGGTCCAGCAGCGGAGATTGCTCGGGCAGTTCGATTTAGCAACCCTGATGCATCTTCGGAAGAGTATATTGAGGCTATTCAACATACTTTTGGGTCTGCTGAGACTGGCGAGGAACTCTACTTTGCATTCAGGCTTCTGTGTCAGCATCCAGGGGAGAGGCTCTCTGAGTTTCTTCGAAGAATTGAGAGAACTCTGAGCAGAGTCATACAGAAAGGAGATCTTGCAGCAAAGGATGCAAACGCCGCTCGCCTAGATCAGATCATCAAGGGAGCTGTAGGAGCCGACATGATGCTTTTGAATCTTAGATTGAGAGAGCGACGAGACAACCCACCTGATTTCTTACAACTGTTGAGTGAGATTCGCACTGAAGAGGGATATGAAGCATCTCGACAGAAACTGAAGTCCACAGTGAAGCCTGTCCGGGCCAAAACTGTAGTGGCACATGCGGACAGTGGAATGCAAGAGCTCCAAGCTGAAGTGAAAGCTTTGAAGCTTCAGTTAGCTGAATGTTCTGCTCTGCTCCCTGCTCAtcctgtggtggtccagaagTCCAGCATGGTAACAACTGACTCCACTGAACATCCAGAGGATAATAGGGATGTGAAAGCCCTGAAAAAAGAG GAGATTGGGGAGTGGCAAGAGTTCTCTTCTGAGAACATCAAGGCTCTTTGCAAACAGATTCGCTGTG GATCGGAGAAGTCGGCAGAGCTCATCAAGGACCGGTTTTACTGGCCAAAGATGAGTGCGGATATTGAGGAGTATGTCCGGAATTGTGGCAGGTGCATTGCACGCAAGACTCTTCCTCAGAGGGCAGCTTCACTGAACAAAATTACAA CCTTTCCAGCAAAAGACCAGAAAGCTTCAACTGTTGCTAGAGTACTGTTTGAGAAGTACTTTGTGCACTATGGACTCCCTGCTTGCATTCACTCTGATCAGGAGCGTGACTTTGAGTCGAAGCTGATCCGTGATCTTGGGCATCCGCAAGTCCCGCACGACACCCTACCACCCTCAGGGAGATCCCCAACCAGAGAGATTCAATAG